Proteins from a single region of Chlamydia buteonis:
- the argS gene encoding arginine--tRNA ligase, which produces MTLLSYLSSLCREAILSAFPQIETISPDITQSTKEIFGHYQCNDAMKLARTLKIPPRTIAESIVNHISKNSFSSIEIAGAGFINFTFSKEFLNLSLQSYSQDLSLGFRVKDPKKVVIDFSSPNIAKDMHVGHLRSTIIGDCLARIFTFVGNDVLRLNHIGDWGTAFGMLITYLQEESSEDIENLEDLTILYKKAHARFAEDAEFKKRSQTNVVALQSGDPKALKLWERICEISERAFQKIYNVLDINIEKRGESFYNPFLPEIIKDLEKKNLITVSDNAKCVFHEGFSIPLIVQKSDGGYNYATTDLAAMRYRVEKDHADKIIIVTDMGQSLHFQLLEATALAAGYLPNKEVFSHVGFGLVLDSEGKKFKTRSGENIKLQELLDIAIDQAVATLKKHRPEMSDAEITERAPVLGINAIKYADLSSHRVSDYIFSFEKMLRFEGNTAMFILYGYVRIQGIKRRLGIEKLSLESTANIREPAEEALALALLRFPEAIDITLKELCPHFLTDYLYMLTNKFHAFFRDCHIEGSPHQKERLYLCALVEKTLATGMHLLGLQTLDRL; this is translated from the coding sequence ATGACTCTTCTTTCCTATTTATCCTCTTTATGTCGAGAAGCGATTCTATCGGCATTCCCTCAAATAGAAACTATCTCTCCTGACATCACACAATCAACAAAAGAGATTTTCGGCCATTACCAATGTAATGATGCGATGAAACTTGCCCGCACATTAAAAATACCTCCTAGAACCATTGCTGAATCCATAGTTAATCACATCTCCAAAAATAGTTTCTCCTCTATCGAAATTGCTGGTGCTGGATTTATTAACTTCACATTTTCAAAAGAATTTCTAAACCTAAGTTTACAGTCATATTCTCAAGACCTATCTTTAGGATTTCGTGTTAAAGATCCTAAAAAAGTTGTTATAGACTTTTCTTCTCCAAACATTGCTAAGGACATGCACGTAGGCCATCTACGTTCTACAATTATCGGTGATTGTTTAGCTCGCATATTTACTTTTGTTGGTAATGACGTTTTAAGATTGAATCACATTGGTGATTGGGGAACAGCGTTTGGCATGCTAATTACTTATCTTCAGGAAGAATCCTCTGAGGATATCGAAAATCTTGAAGATCTAACAATTCTATACAAAAAAGCACACGCTCGTTTTGCTGAAGATGCAGAATTTAAGAAACGATCACAAACAAATGTTGTTGCTTTGCAATCAGGAGACCCCAAAGCACTAAAACTTTGGGAACGCATTTGCGAAATTTCTGAACGAGCTTTTCAAAAGATTTACAATGTTTTAGACATTAACATAGAGAAACGCGGGGAATCTTTCTATAATCCTTTTCTTCCTGAGATTATCAAAGACTTAGAAAAGAAAAATCTCATCACAGTTTCCGATAATGCCAAATGTGTTTTTCATGAAGGTTTTTCTATCCCTCTAATAGTACAAAAAAGTGATGGCGGCTACAATTACGCCACTACCGATTTAGCCGCTATGCGTTATCGTGTAGAGAAAGACCATGCGGATAAAATTATTATTGTTACCGACATGGGACAGTCTTTACATTTTCAACTTCTTGAGGCTACGGCATTAGCTGCTGGATACCTTCCTAATAAAGAAGTCTTCTCTCATGTAGGTTTTGGCCTTGTTCTTGATTCCGAAGGGAAAAAATTCAAAACTCGTTCTGGAGAAAATATTAAACTCCAGGAATTGTTAGACATTGCTATAGATCAAGCTGTGGCTACTTTAAAAAAGCACCGTCCGGAGATGTCTGATGCAGAAATTACGGAACGAGCTCCTGTTCTCGGTATTAATGCTATCAAATACGCTGATCTTTCCTCTCATCGTGTAAGCGACTATATTTTCTCTTTTGAGAAGATGCTTCGTTTTGAAGGAAATACGGCAATGTTTATTCTTTATGGTTATGTACGTATCCAAGGAATAAAACGGCGGTTAGGCATTGAAAAACTTAGCTTAGAGTCTACGGCAAATATTCGAGAACCTGCTGAAGAGGCGTTAGCTTTAGCATTATTACGCTTCCCAGAAGCTATTGATATCACTCTTAAAGAGCTCTGCCCTCACTTCCTAACTGACTACCTTTATATGCTTACAAACAAGTTTCATGCTTTTTTCAGAGACTGCCATATTGAAGGATCTCCTCATCAAAAAGAACGTCTCTATCTTTGTGCTCTTGTTGAAAAGACCCTAGCTACGGGTATGCATCTATTAGGGTTACAAACTTTAGATAGATTGTAA
- a CDS encoding lysophospholipid acyltransferase family protein, whose translation MIFTVCKFLTRVVFTLLYRHKVYGVKKNLVKGAAIIAANHSSYLDPIALQLSVRGCLHHLARSTLFSNRFTGWLHREWGSYPVKKGGGNSAAFKAAFELFKKKKKLIIYPEGERSPTGELLPGKVGVGLIAIKARVPVIPVYIGGTYDIFNRYRKFPKVWKTVTCVFGTPLIFDDLINNKAISSKEAYQIATDRIMSKIAELKTWYENGCIGEVP comes from the coding sequence ATGATATTTACAGTTTGTAAATTTCTTACTCGAGTTGTCTTTACCCTACTCTATAGACATAAAGTTTATGGAGTAAAAAAGAATCTTGTTAAAGGAGCCGCTATTATTGCTGCAAACCACAGTTCTTATTTGGATCCCATAGCTTTGCAATTATCTGTTCGTGGGTGTTTGCATCACCTAGCGCGTTCTACATTATTTAGTAATCGGTTTACTGGGTGGTTGCACCGAGAATGGGGGTCCTACCCTGTCAAAAAAGGGGGAGGAAATTCTGCAGCTTTTAAAGCTGCTTTCGAACTTTTTAAAAAGAAAAAAAAGCTCATTATTTATCCCGAAGGGGAGCGGAGCCCAACGGGAGAGCTACTTCCTGGAAAAGTTGGTGTTGGTTTAATAGCAATCAAAGCTCGCGTTCCCGTTATTCCTGTATATATTGGCGGGACCTATGATATTTTCAATCGTTATCGAAAATTTCCTAAAGTTTGGAAAACCGTGACCTGTGTTTTTGGCACGCCACTAATTTTTGACGATTTGATTAATAATAAAGCCATAAGTTCTAAAGAAGCTTACCAAATAGCCACAGATAGGATCATGAGCAAAATAGCAGAGCTAAAAACTTGGTATGAAAATGGTTGTATTGGAGAGGTTCCTTAA
- the cmk gene encoding (d)CMP kinase: protein MIITIDGPSGTGKSTIAKALAKDLNFNYCNTGAMYRTLAYTHLCEPWQHLSIQELIDNPPFSFSFVSGQPLEAFLEGNLLSVELGTQEVANAASKLSQLPEVRFFMHKLQRKYAELGNCVFEGRDMGSKVFPNADVKIFLTASAEVRASRRLKDLPNNSLSKEALYAQLVKRDETDSQRTLDPLVIPEGAVVLDSSDLTISQVLEKILALISPKLP from the coding sequence ATGATTATTACAATAGATGGCCCCTCAGGAACAGGGAAAAGCACAATAGCAAAGGCTCTTGCAAAAGACTTAAACTTCAACTACTGCAATACAGGGGCGATGTATCGCACCCTGGCCTACACACACTTGTGTGAACCTTGGCAACACCTCTCGATTCAAGAACTTATTGACAACCCACCATTTTCTTTTTCATTTGTTTCCGGGCAACCCTTGGAAGCTTTTTTAGAGGGAAATCTTCTATCTGTAGAGCTAGGGACTCAAGAAGTTGCAAATGCTGCTTCAAAATTGTCTCAACTTCCTGAAGTACGTTTTTTCATGCACAAACTACAAAGAAAATATGCAGAATTAGGTAATTGTGTTTTCGAAGGAAGAGACATGGGTTCTAAGGTATTCCCTAATGCTGATGTAAAGATCTTTCTCACTGCGAGTGCTGAAGTGCGCGCTTCGCGAAGATTAAAAGATCTTCCCAATAATTCTCTTTCAAAAGAGGCTTTATATGCTCAACTAGTAAAACGTGATGAAACAGATAGCCAACGTACTCTCGATCCTCTAGTTATTCCGGAAGGAGCTGTTGTTTTAGATTCTTCAGATTTGACAATAAGCCAAGTTCTAGAGAAAATTTTAGCTTTAATTTCCCCGAAGTTGCCATGA
- a CDS encoding phosphatidate cytidylyltransferase, with amino-acid sequence MLKLNKFKTPFYGDLFQRVVVHSLVLTFLVLLLYSSLFPVTSFALGFISALCGAVGTYEYGTMAKVKMHYAFRLYSAIGSFIFVLTSFIAIRWHHVLPEFVSTLPWCFLFVWIVINVFRSRKNTCGPLETSGITLFSMLYVGIPIRLFLYILYGFIHTKEPFLGVWWASFLIATTKGADIFGYFFGKAFGQKKITPEISPHKTIVGFVSGCLGATLISIAFFLQIPARFSAFITMPSILIALGVILGISGFFGDIIESIFKRDAKIKNSNQLKAVGGTLDTLDSLLLSTPIVYILLLITQKSMFLR; translated from the coding sequence ATGTTGAAACTGAATAAGTTCAAAACTCCCTTTTATGGAGATCTTTTTCAACGAGTTGTTGTACATTCGTTGGTTCTTACTTTCTTAGTACTGCTTCTTTATAGTTCTCTATTCCCTGTGACATCGTTCGCTTTAGGGTTTATCTCTGCGCTTTGTGGTGCTGTAGGGACGTATGAATACGGGACTATGGCTAAAGTAAAGATGCATTATGCATTCCGTTTATATAGTGCTATTGGATCTTTTATTTTTGTTTTAACCAGCTTTATTGCTATTCGCTGGCATCATGTACTTCCTGAATTTGTTTCAACACTCCCCTGGTGTTTCCTATTTGTTTGGATCGTCATTAACGTCTTTAGATCAAGAAAAAATACCTGTGGGCCCTTAGAAACCTCAGGAATCACCTTATTTTCTATGCTATACGTTGGTATTCCTATACGTCTGTTCTTGTATATACTGTATGGATTCATTCATACTAAGGAACCCTTTTTAGGGGTCTGGTGGGCAAGTTTCCTCATTGCCACAACAAAAGGAGCTGATATCTTCGGATATTTCTTCGGAAAAGCATTTGGTCAAAAGAAAATTACTCCTGAAATCAGTCCTCACAAGACTATTGTCGGTTTCGTCTCTGGATGTCTTGGAGCGACTTTAATTAGTATAGCATTCTTCTTACAAATTCCTGCTCGGTTTTCTGCTTTTATCACTATGCCCAGTATCTTGATTGCTTTGGGTGTGATTCTTGGAATTAGCGGATTTTTTGGCGATATTATAGAATCTATTTTTAAACGTGATGCTAAAATTAAAAATAGCAACCAATTAAAAGCAGTAGGAGGCACTTTAGATACTTTAGATTCTCTTCTACTTTCTACACCTATTGTGTATATTCTACTTTTGATTACGCAAAAATCTATGTTTCTCAGATGA
- a CDS encoding isoprenyl transferase, whose amino-acid sequence MSLTLKQADQASLSMQSLPKHVAIIMDGNRRWYQQHQTQCSVKHSSGHYYGAKVLPNIIESAFSLGIEVLTLFAFSTENFLRSAEEVAELFSLFHSQLDEQLPYLIENKIRLRCIGNLLALPHYLQQQISKVTSETRGHGIRDLVLAINYGGKDELVRAFKKLHHDLVNKKISLDSVSEELIQLYLDTSEIPDPDLLIRTGGEMRVSNFLLWQIAYTELYVTDVLWPDFKPYHLLDAIKAYQHRSRRGGK is encoded by the coding sequence ATGTCTCTCACCTTAAAACAGGCGGATCAAGCTAGTCTATCCATGCAGTCTCTACCGAAGCATGTTGCCATCATTATGGACGGTAATCGGCGTTGGTATCAACAACATCAAACGCAGTGCTCTGTTAAGCATTCTTCTGGGCATTACTATGGAGCTAAAGTTTTACCCAATATTATTGAGTCTGCTTTTTCCTTGGGTATAGAGGTCCTCACACTTTTCGCCTTCTCTACCGAGAATTTTCTAAGATCAGCTGAAGAAGTTGCAGAGCTTTTTTCACTCTTCCATTCTCAACTAGATGAACAGCTTCCCTACCTTATTGAAAACAAGATCCGGCTACGTTGTATAGGAAATTTGTTAGCCCTACCCCATTACTTGCAGCAACAAATTTCTAAAGTAACATCGGAAACCAGGGGACATGGGATTAGGGACCTTGTTTTAGCTATTAACTATGGTGGGAAAGATGAGTTGGTACGCGCATTTAAAAAACTACATCATGATTTAGTAAATAAAAAAATATCTTTAGACTCGGTTTCTGAAGAGTTAATCCAATTGTATTTAGACACTTCGGAAATTCCTGACCCAGATTTATTAATTCGCACTGGCGGCGAAATGCGTGTCAGTAATTTCCTCTTATGGCAAATAGCATATACAGAGCTATATGTAACCGATGTTTTATGGCCGGATTTTAAACCTTATCATCTTTTAGATGCCATTAAAGCTTACCAACACAGATCACGACGAGGAGGCAAATAG
- the secD gene encoding protein translocase subunit SecD codes for MKQRFGRNLSIIIFVFGLALYYVLPTCLYYSRPLNKKVDEKEAQQIVRKLTNQVAEVRSDIIPRVSSVLSALKLRGHIVQHPSIPGVVNIHFKDNADVYTFLENMIYGEPTVPIKSSRLYVLGYDNKDGGVVQVTGALTTALTENDFSFVPYNREDAEPEKEILNAALSLITPVPVRSCSCGYTSIWNTASTAKVVQLAENLSVGLEILPNSRTTALLNYFFSSEKDYSAFLSRLENLSTNSDLSEQHRSVLQSVYQNLKLRSPRWKKAFTRIVDNSLDCSALSPFFSSVDFSPKERKLVFCLDPNVLAKRDELSAEQRLDFDSWLAKEKQRLAHKLQRPAQESVQGFAFNLSDKDASGKIVLHGRRIYQGIVEHLATLALNRPPAQSCDLIREHFPIHCRLPKESDAYGCFIFSPEKSCSHFSKGSIYVVLKGLRSVAAKYEQGAGEDSKIFDKDLQNLYNCFAHTDATPWSLGEDEVLEIRQPLQRYFDVWGENFVVAHEGETASLEVRDIRDRLETLNRIEKRRQEEWVRWHEQYQQSSCSMDPQQRIRAAVPHRSAFVENLKLNLRKYSRGDSVLRLGIDFIGGKQIRLAFKDHQGKQLTDKEGILKVSDELYARLNRLGVSEVEIRREGDNVHLSVPGFTKISSEEIIGTSQMTFHVVNEKFSPYSALRYEVQRFLDYLWFTAQSQDATSPEAVNKLASYIFNNPNSRLPSSVQEAVAKLQQEGLAFPKIDSEISSSHLDTTYSMIAIEKDIEGKANPLMIVFRNYALDGASLKNIRPEFAVGEGYILNFSVKDTGITQKAHDVSPTESFHAWTSTYCQEGISGTANGQYSSGRGWRMAVILDGYVVSDPVLNAPLKDQASVSGKFSHREVNRLATDLKSGSMSFVPEVLSEEVISPELGKQQRTQGIISICLGLAVLIILMSVYYKFGGVIASGAVILNLLLIWAALQYLDAPLTLTGLAGIVLAMGMAVDANVLVFERIREEYLLSRSLTQSVEAGYKKAFGAIFDSNLTTVLASLLLLVLDTGPIKGFALTLILGIFSSMFTALFMTKFFFMVWMNKTQETQLHMMNKFIGIKHDFLKECKKLWIVSGSVIAIGCVALGFGAWNSILGMDFKGGYALTLNMADQKSVDVTQFRSKLGDKFKQVGLSPRDFRIKTFGSSEKIKIYFSQNALTRVQTPERPAMEAADPKLSIVMNILSDTGIDIFSESFKDVQNFWFKVSGQFSNKMRQQAFIALMGALLIILLYVSLRFEWRYAFSAICALIHDLLATCAVLIATHFFLQKIQIDLQAVGALMTVLGYSLNNTLIIFDRIREDRQEKLFTPMPILINDALQKTLGRTVMTTATTLSVLLILLFVGGGSIFNFAFIMTIGILLGTLSSLYIAPPLLLFMVRKEERKQQ; via the coding sequence ATGAAACAGAGATTTGGACGCAATTTAAGTATTATTATTTTTGTTTTTGGATTAGCTCTGTACTATGTGTTGCCCACATGTCTGTATTACTCACGACCGCTAAATAAAAAAGTCGATGAGAAAGAAGCTCAACAAATAGTTCGTAAGTTAACGAATCAGGTTGCTGAAGTACGTAGCGATATTATTCCCAGAGTTTCTTCTGTACTCTCTGCATTGAAATTACGCGGACATATTGTACAGCATCCAAGTATCCCGGGTGTAGTGAATATTCACTTCAAAGATAATGCAGATGTGTATACGTTTCTTGAAAATATGATTTATGGCGAACCTACGGTCCCTATAAAATCCTCACGTTTATATGTTTTAGGGTATGACAATAAAGATGGCGGGGTTGTTCAAGTTACCGGAGCTTTAACTACGGCTTTAACAGAAAATGATTTTTCTTTTGTCCCCTACAATCGAGAAGATGCGGAACCAGAAAAGGAAATTTTAAACGCTGCTCTTTCTTTGATTACTCCAGTTCCTGTTCGTTCTTGTTCCTGTGGTTATACCTCGATTTGGAATACAGCATCTACAGCTAAGGTAGTGCAACTAGCAGAGAACCTTTCAGTAGGTTTAGAAATTCTTCCGAATTCAAGGACTACAGCGCTACTTAATTACTTCTTCTCTTCTGAGAAGGATTACTCTGCATTTTTATCACGATTGGAAAATTTATCAACGAATTCTGATCTTTCAGAACAACATCGATCTGTTTTACAATCAGTGTATCAAAATTTGAAGTTGAGATCGCCAAGATGGAAAAAAGCTTTTACGCGTATAGTGGATAATTCTTTAGATTGCAGCGCACTATCTCCATTCTTTTCTTCCGTAGATTTTTCTCCTAAGGAAAGAAAATTAGTGTTTTGTCTCGATCCTAATGTGCTTGCTAAACGTGATGAGTTGTCTGCAGAACAGCGCCTAGATTTTGATTCGTGGTTGGCAAAAGAAAAACAAAGATTGGCTCATAAGCTTCAACGACCTGCTCAAGAATCTGTTCAAGGATTTGCGTTTAATCTCAGTGATAAAGATGCGAGCGGAAAAATCGTGCTGCATGGACGACGTATCTATCAGGGGATAGTCGAGCATTTAGCTACACTAGCTTTGAACAGACCCCCAGCACAATCTTGCGATCTTATTCGCGAGCATTTCCCCATACATTGTCGTTTGCCCAAAGAAAGCGATGCTTACGGTTGTTTTATTTTCTCGCCAGAGAAAAGTTGTTCGCATTTTTCTAAGGGGTCTATCTATGTAGTGCTTAAGGGATTACGCTCTGTTGCAGCGAAATATGAGCAAGGGGCAGGAGAAGACTCTAAGATTTTCGATAAGGATTTGCAAAACTTATACAATTGTTTTGCTCATACAGATGCCACTCCCTGGAGTCTCGGAGAGGATGAGGTTTTAGAAATCCGACAGCCTTTACAAAGGTACTTTGATGTTTGGGGAGAAAATTTTGTAGTTGCCCATGAAGGTGAAACTGCTAGCCTTGAAGTGCGCGATATTCGCGATCGTCTAGAAACTCTAAATCGTATTGAAAAGCGCCGTCAAGAAGAGTGGGTACGTTGGCACGAGCAATACCAGCAGTCCAGTTGTTCTATGGATCCTCAACAGCGTATACGTGCTGCCGTACCTCATCGAAGTGCTTTTGTTGAAAATCTTAAACTTAACCTACGCAAATACTCTCGAGGGGATAGTGTCCTTCGTCTAGGGATTGATTTTATCGGTGGGAAACAGATCCGCTTAGCCTTCAAGGATCATCAAGGGAAGCAGTTAACAGATAAGGAAGGGATTCTTAAGGTTTCAGATGAGCTTTACGCGCGTTTAAATCGGCTGGGGGTTTCAGAAGTAGAAATACGCAGAGAAGGAGATAACGTACATTTAAGTGTTCCTGGATTTACCAAAATTTCTTCCGAGGAAATTATAGGAACTTCTCAAATGACTTTCCACGTAGTAAATGAAAAGTTCTCTCCTTACTCTGCTCTGCGTTATGAAGTCCAAAGGTTTTTAGACTATTTATGGTTTACAGCACAAAGTCAAGACGCTACTTCCCCGGAAGCAGTGAATAAGCTCGCGAGTTATATTTTTAACAATCCAAATTCCCGCTTACCCTCTAGTGTTCAAGAAGCAGTAGCCAAACTGCAACAGGAAGGTCTTGCTTTCCCAAAAATTGATAGCGAGATTTCTTCATCGCATTTAGATACTACTTATTCAATGATCGCTATAGAAAAGGATATTGAGGGTAAGGCAAACCCCTTAATGATTGTTTTTCGTAACTATGCTTTAGATGGAGCTTCGTTAAAAAATATTCGGCCAGAATTTGCTGTAGGCGAAGGTTATATTTTAAACTTCTCGGTAAAAGATACTGGTATAACTCAAAAAGCCCACGATGTTTCTCCGACAGAGAGTTTCCATGCATGGACTTCTACTTACTGTCAGGAAGGCATAAGTGGAACTGCGAATGGTCAGTATTCTTCAGGTAGAGGGTGGAGAATGGCTGTTATACTTGATGGTTACGTAGTTAGTGATCCTGTATTAAATGCTCCTTTGAAAGATCAAGCCAGCGTCTCTGGGAAGTTTTCCCATCGTGAAGTGAACCGCTTAGCTACGGATTTAAAATCAGGATCTATGTCTTTTGTTCCGGAAGTTTTAAGTGAGGAAGTTATCTCTCCTGAATTAGGAAAACAGCAGCGTACACAGGGAATCATTTCCATATGCCTTGGTCTTGCTGTTTTGATAATTTTAATGAGTGTTTATTACAAGTTCGGCGGTGTCATTGCTTCCGGGGCTGTTATTCTCAATCTTCTATTAATTTGGGCAGCTTTACAATATCTCGATGCACCACTAACCCTCACTGGGTTGGCAGGAATTGTCCTTGCTATGGGGATGGCTGTAGATGCTAACGTCCTTGTTTTCGAAAGAATTCGAGAGGAGTATTTACTATCTCGAAGTCTTACTCAATCTGTAGAGGCAGGGTATAAGAAGGCTTTCGGAGCTATTTTTGACTCCAATTTAACGACCGTATTGGCTTCGTTACTTCTTTTAGTTTTAGATACAGGGCCGATTAAAGGGTTTGCTCTTACTTTAATCTTAGGAATTTTCTCCTCAATGTTTACAGCCTTATTTATGACGAAGTTTTTCTTCATGGTGTGGATGAATAAAACTCAAGAAACACAGCTACACATGATGAATAAATTCATCGGCATCAAGCATGATTTCTTGAAAGAGTGCAAAAAACTCTGGATAGTCTCCGGAAGTGTCATTGCTATAGGGTGCGTTGCTTTAGGTTTTGGCGCTTGGAATTCTATTTTAGGTATGGATTTTAAAGGTGGTTATGCCCTTACCTTGAATATGGCTGATCAGAAATCTGTAGATGTTACGCAGTTCCGCAGCAAATTGGGAGATAAATTTAAGCAAGTAGGGCTATCTCCGAGAGACTTTAGAATCAAAACTTTTGGTTCTTCTGAGAAGATAAAAATTTATTTCAGTCAGAACGCACTAACTCGGGTGCAGACTCCAGAAAGACCAGCTATGGAAGCGGCAGATCCTAAACTATCTATCGTTATGAACATACTTTCTGATACGGGGATCGATATCTTTTCTGAAAGTTTCAAAGATGTTCAGAATTTTTGGTTTAAAGTTAGCGGTCAGTTTTCTAATAAGATGCGCCAACAAGCTTTCATAGCATTGATGGGTGCCTTATTAATCATATTACTGTATGTCAGCCTGCGTTTCGAATGGCGTTACGCATTTAGTGCTATTTGTGCTTTGATTCACGATCTTCTTGCTACTTGTGCTGTATTAATCGCTACGCACTTCTTCTTGCAAAAAATACAAATTGATTTACAAGCAGTAGGCGCTTTAATGACAGTGTTGGGGTATTCATTAAATAATACCCTAATCATATTTGATCGTATTCGTGAAGATCGTCAGGAAAAATTATTTACACCCATGCCGATCTTAATTAACGATGCTCTACAAAAAACTCTAGGAAGAACAGTAATGACCACAGCAACAACGCTATCGGTCTTGTTAATATTATTATTTGTTGGTGGAGGATCAATCTTTAACTTTGCTTTCATCATGACAATAGGTATTCTTTTAGGTACACTATCATCTCTATACATAGCACCGCCTCTTCTTCTATTTATGGTTCGTAAAGAGGAGAGAAAACAACAATAA
- the recJ gene encoding single-stranded-DNA-specific exonuclease RecJ, translating to MASKDNSSVSSPTWIYPKHDPALLSFIIKELHLHPIAAQTFISRGFQTVDEVRNFLYVHLSNLHDPELLLDMSKAVKRLLLAKERNEHVMVYGDSDVDGITGVALLVEFLRSIEMKVSYCFLGALLKHYGEPSLLIAKMKEEGVTLLITVDCGITAGKEVSDINKQGIDVIVTDHHMPTGKIPHCVATLNPKLRDHAYPNKDLTGVGVAFKLARGVVDALQKNNPKLKVDIKHLLDLVTLGTVTDVGTLLGENRTMVRHGIKEIAKGSRLGLHKLCIFSGVNPSEVTSTDIVLKISPKLNSLGRLADASKGVELLLTKDPKVADEIIQYLDKINRERQKIEADVFHDVQKILKNQPDIIKQAAIVLSSQDWHSRVIPIISARLAKAYNKPVAIISNQGGVGKGSLRTIGSFPLLGILQKCSPMFISYGGHDFAAGIIINEDRIEAFRKKFIHLVNSSLKKENSVVTLPLDARADFDEIDHDLLSSIDLFEPFGKGNPVPIFYTVVHQVRYPKLLPGNHLKLYLNYGERNLEGIAFGLGDRIEALKASWNQPLELAYTPRLSQSANGGVIHLLVRDFHILPLNYKDTTAKF from the coding sequence ATGGCAAGTAAAGATAATTCTTCTGTATCTAGTCCTACTTGGATATATCCTAAGCATGATCCTGCACTACTTTCTTTCATTATAAAGGAATTACATCTTCATCCGATCGCTGCACAGACTTTTATTTCTCGAGGATTTCAAACGGTAGATGAAGTCCGGAATTTTCTTTATGTGCATCTCTCCAACCTTCATGATCCCGAACTTTTACTTGATATGTCAAAAGCTGTAAAGCGTTTGCTTCTTGCAAAAGAACGTAATGAGCATGTCATGGTCTACGGGGATAGTGATGTTGATGGTATAACAGGAGTGGCTCTTCTTGTAGAGTTTTTGAGATCTATAGAAATGAAGGTTAGCTATTGTTTCTTAGGAGCGTTACTCAAACATTATGGCGAACCTTCTTTGTTGATTGCCAAGATGAAGGAAGAAGGTGTTACTTTGCTGATTACAGTAGATTGTGGGATTACTGCAGGGAAAGAAGTAAGTGATATCAATAAGCAAGGCATTGATGTCATTGTTACAGATCATCACATGCCTACAGGTAAAATTCCTCATTGCGTAGCAACATTAAATCCGAAACTCAGAGATCATGCTTATCCAAATAAAGATCTAACTGGTGTAGGTGTCGCTTTTAAACTCGCCCGTGGTGTTGTTGACGCGTTACAGAAAAACAATCCAAAACTCAAAGTAGATATTAAGCATTTATTAGATTTAGTGACTTTAGGGACAGTGACGGATGTGGGGACCCTTTTAGGAGAGAATCGTACAATGGTTCGCCACGGCATTAAAGAAATCGCCAAAGGGTCCCGGTTGGGGTTGCATAAATTATGCATTTTTTCAGGGGTAAATCCTTCAGAAGTTACCTCTACAGATATTGTTTTGAAAATCTCTCCGAAACTGAATAGTTTGGGAAGGCTTGCCGACGCGTCTAAAGGCGTTGAGTTGTTGCTTACTAAAGATCCAAAAGTTGCTGATGAAATAATTCAATATCTCGACAAAATAAATAGAGAACGCCAAAAAATAGAGGCAGACGTATTTCATGATGTACAAAAAATCTTAAAAAATCAGCCTGATATCATTAAACAAGCAGCTATTGTACTATCATCACAAGATTGGCATTCAAGAGTCATTCCTATTATTTCAGCACGCCTAGCTAAAGCTTATAATAAGCCCGTAGCTATTATTTCTAATCAGGGAGGGGTAGGGAAAGGATCGTTAAGAACAATAGGGTCTTTCCCTCTTCTTGGAATATTACAAAAGTGCTCTCCTATGTTCATATCTTATGGGGGGCATGATTTTGCGGCAGGCATTATCATTAATGAAGACCGAATAGAAGCTTTTAGAAAAAAATTTATTCATCTTGTGAATTCTTCATTAAAAAAGGAGAACTCCGTAGTTACCCTTCCCTTAGATGCTCGAGCTGATTTTGATGAGATAGATCACGATTTACTCTCCTCCATCGATCTGTTCGAACCTTTTGGCAAAGGTAATCCTGTACCTATATTTTATACCGTAGTACATCAGGTGCGTTATCCGAAGTTATTACCAGGTAATCATCTGAAACTCTATCTTAATTACGGAGAAAGAAATTTAGAAGGCATAGCTTTTGGATTAGGGGATAGAATAGAAGCCCTAAAAGCGAGTTGGAATCAACCTTTAGAACTTGCCTATACACCACGTTTATCCCAATCTGCCAACGGAGGAGTAATTCATTTGTTAGTGCGTGATTTTCATATTCTTCCACTAAATTACAAGGATACAACAGCAAAGTTTTAA